Proteins found in one Podarcis muralis chromosome 5, rPodMur119.hap1.1, whole genome shotgun sequence genomic segment:
- the LOC114599402 gene encoding bile acid receptor-like isoform X3 gives MKQWELEQTMANTFVTIPDGYCLSDPIQYYDAFPEHISYPLQDLDFQAAPYCQYSTIQFPAALQTPSPQTQYSTYNLDSQYSDGQYIISNCELSKPTCMGAQNDGGGYLGHKRPRLSHSALRIKGQEELCVVCGDKASGYHYNALTCEGCKGFFRRSITKNAIYRCKNGGHCEMDMYMRRKCQECRLKKCKAVGMLAECLLTEVQCKSKRLRKKSSFLCSIKMEVEGVDNKHVSSTTKALKVQERMELTPGEHQLIDHILAAHQKCTIPLEEAKKFLQETANPEENFLHLSETAMVHVQVLVDFTKRLPGFESLASDDQIALLKGSTIETMFLRSAQIYNEQGIECQSSFHESQVKFSANAICAQDKSTYLGLSHTEESPTSTTTTGAWENSM, from the exons ATGAAGCAGTGGGAGCTAGAGCAGACTATGGCAAATACCTTTGTGACCATACCTGATGGGTACTGCCTTAGTGATCCGATCCAGTATTATG ATGCCTTCCCAGAACACATCAGTTATCCACTGCAAGATCTTGACTTCCAAGCTGCTCCTTATTGTCAGTATTCAACCATTCAGTTTCCTGCAGCATTACAGACTCCATCTCCCCAAACACAGTACAGCACATACAACTTGGATTCTCAATACAGTGATGGGCAATACATCATCAGCAATTGTGAACTCAGTAAGCCCACCTGCATGGGTGcccagaatgatgggggaggataTCTTGGACACAAAAGACCCAGGCTTAGTCACTCTGCCTTGCGAATAAAGGGACAGGAAGAGCTCTGTGTGGTTTGTGGGGACAAGGCTTCAGGATATCATTACAACGCACTCACCTGTGAAGGCTGCAAAG GATTTTTTCGACGTAGCATCACCAAAAATGCCATCTACAGATGCAAGAATGGTGGCCACTGTGAAATGGATATGTATATGAGGAGGAAGTGTCAGGAGTGTCGCCTAAAGAAATGTAAAGCTGTGGGAATGCTGGCTGAAT GTCTACTAACAGAAGTCCAGTGTAAATCAAAGCGCCTCCGAAAGAAGAGTAGCTTCCTTTGTAGCATCAAAATGGAAGTTGAGGGAGTGGACAACAAGCATGTATCCTCTACAACAAAAGCTTTAAAA GTGCAGGAGCGAATGGAACTGACTCCTGGAGAACATCAGCTCATTGACCATATTTTGGCTGCCCATCAAAAATGCACAATTCCCTTGGAGGAAGCAAAGAAGTTT TTGCAGGAAACTGCCAATCCTGAAGAGAACTTCCTACATCTTTCAGAAACAGCTATGGTTCATGTCCAGGTACTAGTGGATTTTACAAAAAGACTTCCAG GGTTCGAAAGTTTAGCCAGTGATGATCAGATTGCATTGCTGAAAGGCTCCACAATTGAAACAATGTTTTTACGTTCTGCCCAGATATACAATGAGCAAGGGATTGAATGCCAGTCATCATTCCATGAAA GTCAAGTAAAATTTTCTGCCAATGCTATATGTGCTCAAGATAAAAGTACTTACTTAGGACTGTCTCATACTGAAGAAAGCCCAACATCAACTACTACAACAG GAGCATGGGAGAACTCAATGTGA
- the LOC114599402 gene encoding bile acid receptor-like isoform X1, with protein sequence MKQWELEQTMANTFVTIPDGYCLSDPIQYYDAFPEHISYPLQDLDFQAAPYCQYSTIQFPAALQTPSPQTQYSTYNLDSQYSDGQYIISNCELSKPTCMGAQNDGGGYLGHKRPRLSHSALRIKGQEELCVVCGDKASGYHYNALTCEGCKGFFRRSITKNAIYRCKNGGHCEMDMYMRRKCQECRLKKCKAVGMLAECLLTEVQCKSKRLRKKSSFLCSIKMEVEGVDNKHVSSTTKALKVQERMELTPGEHQLIDHILAAHQKCTIPLEEAKKFLQETANPEENFLHLSETAMVHVQVLVDFTKRLPGFESLASDDQIALLKGSTIETMFLRSAQIYNEQGIECQSSFHESQVKFSANAICAQDKSTYLGLSHTEESPTSTTTTGITEEFITALFYFYRSMGELNVTEREYALLVATTVFFSDRPLLKNKQHVEKLQEPFLGILYKYSKIYHPEEPQHFARLIGRLTELRTLNHNHSEVLISWRTRDPKRIPVLCEIWDLH encoded by the exons ATGAAGCAGTGGGAGCTAGAGCAGACTATGGCAAATACCTTTGTGACCATACCTGATGGGTACTGCCTTAGTGATCCGATCCAGTATTATG ATGCCTTCCCAGAACACATCAGTTATCCACTGCAAGATCTTGACTTCCAAGCTGCTCCTTATTGTCAGTATTCAACCATTCAGTTTCCTGCAGCATTACAGACTCCATCTCCCCAAACACAGTACAGCACATACAACTTGGATTCTCAATACAGTGATGGGCAATACATCATCAGCAATTGTGAACTCAGTAAGCCCACCTGCATGGGTGcccagaatgatgggggaggataTCTTGGACACAAAAGACCCAGGCTTAGTCACTCTGCCTTGCGAATAAAGGGACAGGAAGAGCTCTGTGTGGTTTGTGGGGACAAGGCTTCAGGATATCATTACAACGCACTCACCTGTGAAGGCTGCAAAG GATTTTTTCGACGTAGCATCACCAAAAATGCCATCTACAGATGCAAGAATGGTGGCCACTGTGAAATGGATATGTATATGAGGAGGAAGTGTCAGGAGTGTCGCCTAAAGAAATGTAAAGCTGTGGGAATGCTGGCTGAAT GTCTACTAACAGAAGTCCAGTGTAAATCAAAGCGCCTCCGAAAGAAGAGTAGCTTCCTTTGTAGCATCAAAATGGAAGTTGAGGGAGTGGACAACAAGCATGTATCCTCTACAACAAAAGCTTTAAAA GTGCAGGAGCGAATGGAACTGACTCCTGGAGAACATCAGCTCATTGACCATATTTTGGCTGCCCATCAAAAATGCACAATTCCCTTGGAGGAAGCAAAGAAGTTT TTGCAGGAAACTGCCAATCCTGAAGAGAACTTCCTACATCTTTCAGAAACAGCTATGGTTCATGTCCAGGTACTAGTGGATTTTACAAAAAGACTTCCAG GGTTCGAAAGTTTAGCCAGTGATGATCAGATTGCATTGCTGAAAGGCTCCACAATTGAAACAATGTTTTTACGTTCTGCCCAGATATACAATGAGCAAGGGATTGAATGCCAGTCATCATTCCATGAAA GTCAAGTAAAATTTTCTGCCAATGCTATATGTGCTCAAGATAAAAGTACTTACTTAGGACTGTCTCATACTGAAGAAAGCCCAACATCAACTACTACAACAG GTATCACTGAGGAGTTTATCACTGCACTATTTTATTTCTACAGGAGCATGGGAGAACTCAATGTGACAGAGAGAGAATATGCATTGCTTGTTGCAACTACTGTGTTTTTTTCAG aTCGTCCActcctaaaaaacaaacaacatgtGGAGAAACTCCAGGAACCCTTTTTAGGAATTCTGTACAAGTATTCAAAGATATATCACCCTGAAGAACCACAACATTTTGCCCGTCTCATAGGGCGACTCACTGAACTCAGAACCCTCAACCACAACCACTCAGAAGTCCTAATAAGCTGGAGAACAAGGGATCCTAAGCGGATACCTGTACTTTGTGAAATATGGGACTTGCATTAA
- the LOC114599402 gene encoding bile acid receptor-like isoform X2 has product MKQWELEQTMANTFVTIPDGYCLSDPIQYYDAFPEHISYPLQDLDFQAAPYCQYSTIQFPAALQTPSPQTQYSTYNLDSQYSDGQYIISNCELSKPTCMGAQNDGGGYLGHKRPRLSHSALRIKGQEELCVVCGDKASGYHYNALTCEGCKGFFRRSITKNAIYRCKNGGHCEMDMYMRRKCQECRLKKCKAVGMLAECLLTEVQCKSKRLRKKSSFLCSIKMEVEGVDNKHVSSTTKALKLQETANPEENFLHLSETAMVHVQVLVDFTKRLPGFESLASDDQIALLKGSTIETMFLRSAQIYNEQGIECQSSFHESQVKFSANAICAQDKSTYLGLSHTEESPTSTTTTGITEEFITALFYFYRSMGELNVTEREYALLVATTVFFSDRPLLKNKQHVEKLQEPFLGILYKYSKIYHPEEPQHFARLIGRLTELRTLNHNHSEVLISWRTRDPKRIPVLCEIWDLH; this is encoded by the exons ATGAAGCAGTGGGAGCTAGAGCAGACTATGGCAAATACCTTTGTGACCATACCTGATGGGTACTGCCTTAGTGATCCGATCCAGTATTATG ATGCCTTCCCAGAACACATCAGTTATCCACTGCAAGATCTTGACTTCCAAGCTGCTCCTTATTGTCAGTATTCAACCATTCAGTTTCCTGCAGCATTACAGACTCCATCTCCCCAAACACAGTACAGCACATACAACTTGGATTCTCAATACAGTGATGGGCAATACATCATCAGCAATTGTGAACTCAGTAAGCCCACCTGCATGGGTGcccagaatgatgggggaggataTCTTGGACACAAAAGACCCAGGCTTAGTCACTCTGCCTTGCGAATAAAGGGACAGGAAGAGCTCTGTGTGGTTTGTGGGGACAAGGCTTCAGGATATCATTACAACGCACTCACCTGTGAAGGCTGCAAAG GATTTTTTCGACGTAGCATCACCAAAAATGCCATCTACAGATGCAAGAATGGTGGCCACTGTGAAATGGATATGTATATGAGGAGGAAGTGTCAGGAGTGTCGCCTAAAGAAATGTAAAGCTGTGGGAATGCTGGCTGAAT GTCTACTAACAGAAGTCCAGTGTAAATCAAAGCGCCTCCGAAAGAAGAGTAGCTTCCTTTGTAGCATCAAAATGGAAGTTGAGGGAGTGGACAACAAGCATGTATCCTCTACAACAAAAGCTTTAAAA TTGCAGGAAACTGCCAATCCTGAAGAGAACTTCCTACATCTTTCAGAAACAGCTATGGTTCATGTCCAGGTACTAGTGGATTTTACAAAAAGACTTCCAG GGTTCGAAAGTTTAGCCAGTGATGATCAGATTGCATTGCTGAAAGGCTCCACAATTGAAACAATGTTTTTACGTTCTGCCCAGATATACAATGAGCAAGGGATTGAATGCCAGTCATCATTCCATGAAA GTCAAGTAAAATTTTCTGCCAATGCTATATGTGCTCAAGATAAAAGTACTTACTTAGGACTGTCTCATACTGAAGAAAGCCCAACATCAACTACTACAACAG GTATCACTGAGGAGTTTATCACTGCACTATTTTATTTCTACAGGAGCATGGGAGAACTCAATGTGACAGAGAGAGAATATGCATTGCTTGTTGCAACTACTGTGTTTTTTTCAG aTCGTCCActcctaaaaaacaaacaacatgtGGAGAAACTCCAGGAACCCTTTTTAGGAATTCTGTACAAGTATTCAAAGATATATCACCCTGAAGAACCACAACATTTTGCCCGTCTCATAGGGCGACTCACTGAACTCAGAACCCTCAACCACAACCACTCAGAAGTCCTAATAAGCTGGAGAACAAGGGATCCTAAGCGGATACCTGTACTTTGTGAAATATGGGACTTGCATTAA